ATTTAGAGTTTAGAATTTTTACTATATATCCTATGCTTTTTAGGAGTGGTTAATTCTTTCAGAGATTTTTTAGTTATACAATTTATTTTTATGTGCATACTATTTGATATGAGATGAGTTTAACCAGAGTAATGTTGTCGGGAATGATTCGTTCAGGCAACCCTAATTTGTTTCGAATTGAAGTataattattgttattgttgcacTAGTTTAGATAATTTCTAATGGGATTGTTATACAAATAGCTGGCCAAATTTAATGTTTATTTTTGTTACCCGGTATTGAtaaattatacataattatatatatattatacatctgccagcagtttttttttaatttaagagATTAGTTGGAtggttatttgggttaattcctCATTTCTTAATCCTATGTCTGATTTTATCCCTTTATTTGGTTTACAGGTTATTTTTGCTAGGTTTAGATAAATTTGGGAAAGGAGATTGGAGGAGTATTTCAAGGAATTTTGTGATATCAAGAACACCAACACAAGTGGCTAGTCATGCCCAAAAGTACTTTATTCGATTAAATTCAATGAATAGAGATAGAAGAAGGTCAAGTATTCATGATATTACAAGTATTAACGGTGGAGATATTTCAACTCATCAGGCTCCTATTACGGGCCAACAGCCCAATCCAAATCCATCAAATCCAGCAGCACTTGGGCCCAATATCAAGCATAGAAATCAGCCCAATATGCATGGTTTCGGCATGTACGGTGCTCCGATGGGACATCCCGTTGCTGCTCCACCGACTCACATGGCGTCGGCCGTCGGAACTCCGGTTATGCTTCCTCATGGACACCATCCTCCTTATGTTCTTCCAGTTGCATACCCCCTACCGCCGCCGCACCCGCCACCTATGCACTAGTAAATTGTGCATATTattggaattttttttatttttttttctaattctaTAGACTATAGAGTCATAACATAAATGTTTTTAGCTGCTGCTGAAACTGAATTTTTGAAGGCTCGTGCCTTGTTTTAAGTATCTTTTAGTTGTTCCAATTGTTCGTTTTTAATGCGATTGAGAAATTTGTAAATACTAGAGTTTAGTTTCTATATGGTTTTGAGGGGTTAATCAACAATTCTTTTGCACAACGTACAAGGGGTTATTTTTGGCATCTTTTTTGCAATTCGAGTACATTAGCAGCCAAAAGTGTCCAGAATCCAAATCCACCAATAAGGAAAAGGAAATGCAATAgctttcagtggtacagaggaTGGTGGGGGTCCGGGAAAACAACAAATGAGGGTTATGTGgagaaaaagaagagaggaaCTTTCTCTTGAAAATCTAGAATCTTTTTTTCCCCTTTCCCTAGatcttttataaaataatttccaaCAAATCAGTGTAATTTCACGGATGGAAAGACGTATTCCAATAGACCCCATAATTATAGCACTTTTAAAAAGAAGTACAATGGTGAAAACAGAAccatgaagaagaaaaaaagcagtatcaacatttataaaataattttcaagtgtaaattaaaatataaaattaaagtgcaacattttttaaaacaaaaatgaagttCCATAATAAATTACTTAAATAATGCGCAAACTATAATCAATGAGATTTTAAGATGACTTTTTCATTATGTCATTACCTTATGACTTAAACCTATTAACCGTTGAGGAACAGCGATGTTTAACCTACGAGGCTACGAGAGTTCCTCttcctgccccccccccccccaaaagcaggagggaggtcggggaggtagtaCTTTAGATATTTATAACCGCCAGCGCTCTCTTGCATCATATAATTGGACTTCTGCTTTTCTGCATAGCACTGAGTGTTCAAAAATTTGAACACCCTTTGCCCGTGGGTTAAGCAAGGGTGTTCAAAGTCTGTTTTTAATCAATAATAACTAATTTTTTTACCTTAAATGTcgtataatttttcggcgaagagtggtcagttgaccacccttcAACCAAAGTAGCTTCGCCCCTGGCCCAAGGGCAATGGCAAAGACTCCCATTATTGACCCCTACGTAATGCCAATGTAATTGTTGACGACAAGCTATTTCACTAAAAAAaattactccctctgttccaatttgtgtgaacctatttcctttttagtctgtttcaaaaagaatgacacctttctaaatttggtaacaatttagcttaaacttacaattctacccttaatgagaagcttttataaccacacaaatattccAGGCCCCTTTTTGATTTGTTTAGggccacaaattccaaaagtctttattttttcttaagttccgtgcccagtcaaataggttcacataaattggaaagGAGGGAGTATGAAAAATCCTGCCAATTATATGAATGGACACAGTACAAAAATAAGGGAAGTAACCATTTTTCAGTTCATTTGTTGATTACCGCAAGTTATTTGGAACCATAGTCGTTCATACACATGCTGGTAAATTAGAAAATTAGGCAGTATTAGAATTAGACCACTACAAATTGAAACTACTATTCCAAGTCTGTCCACGGAACGATGGAGAGGTCGACGCATAATGACCAAAAAAGAACATTAGGCGACTCTAGTTTCACTCAAGTATAAAAACAGCAGCATAGTGTTAGACCTAATGTATGAAGATTACAAAGATAGTCAACATCCACAAGAATAGTTACAACAGGATTTTGCACGCAGCTGCTTGGATAGTATCTGATACAACCACCTCTTTCGTCCCCATCGCCACCATACTGGTACACCAGTCCTGCGTCTCCGCTTACCCTGTTTTCCTGCATCAGGGACAACAAGGATATAGTTAAACACATAGAAACCCAATCCTCATCAACACCATTGCAGAATTTAGAGTCTAAAAGACTATACAGAAAGCTAACTGTCCTGAAACTTATCATTCAAAGAAATGACCGATTCAACACTCAACGACCAATGCACTTTATACAGAAAAAGTGTTGGGAATTATCAACTGAGATGCACAAGGCCTCCACATTATTTACTACCAGCCAAAGGATTTCAATTGGGGTTTATTTTGATCCTTTATCATCCTCAGAGCTAAAACTATTTTGGATATTAGGTGATCGTTCAGCTTCACATTTGAGGACTTTTTACCACATTTTAGTGAAGAAAATAGAAGCTGCACCAATCAGTATGTAAGAGGCCAGCTTCATTTCTGCAATAGAATATTGCATTTCAGGTAGGTCACAGAATTGTTGTATATTTCTCGAATTTTAACTTAAAATATTGAATTGTTGCACATTTATAAAGTAGTGACAGTTGACGCAAAAATCACAGGACCAATTGGAGAAACTCTATAGATTAAGTGGGCGtatggacataagaattgtaaaatttcgaaaaaagtggaaaaaaaatttcaagtgaaaatggtatttgaaaattaaagttgTGTTTGAATATGGATATAACTTTGGGTTTTTTATGAATTTTTGTGAGTAATCTGagtgaaattttgaaaaacaactttttggagtttttaaaattttcaaaaaattccaaaatttattttcaagtgaaaattggaaattttatggccaaacactgatttttgaagaaaaaaaaaaatttcaaaaagaagtgaaaaaattccatggccaaacaggctctaaaagagaaaacaaaagctTATTATCCAAACTAGAGACAAAAAAGAAAACACGGACCTCAGGTATGGAGCCCAGCGAAAATTCAAGTAACTTACTTGTGTCCTGAAAAACGTAGTGTCCCCATTTTGACTGTAATTTGGTGAAGTTTGTCTCCAATGTAGGCCAATAGTGCATCTGAATCTTTAAAACATCCATAACACTTCGCAATCCAGATTTGGAAGGTACAGCATTGTCTAGGTCAATCACAGGACCTTCACCAAGCAAGACCTAGATAAGAAAGGATAACATCAAAAAAGAAATCAACTTCTGCACACACCAGCAGTTTTAAGGATAAATCTTCAAACAAAATGTTCTAGCAGTTTTAAGTCACCGCCATCACTATTAAGAATTGCAGCATCAATGCATGTTCAGGACCTAGAATAATCTAGTTAAAAGTAGCAttaccacaaaaaaaaaaaaaatcaggaaCAAACTGTGATATATCCACAATTTGTAATCTAGACTTCTCCAAACATACTGCCAGAAAACCTCGCTTCGATAAGAGATGTAAATCCTAGTCATGAAACCTTTCAATTATCCAAAGAGTTGATTGTTCTAGTTGCATTAATGACTTCTCTGGTTTATCTGCTCGTTAAGTGAACTGAAAAAGATGCAGGGTGTATAATCCACTTGTAGAAAAACACATAAGAATGTACAATTCATTCTACATAGCTCAGCCAGGATTTCATAATATGCTTGATGCACAAAGCAAtgtgtttaaaaaaaaataataggcCAAAGCATGCCATTACTCAACAATTCATTCTACATTACTCAGCCAGGATTTCAAAATATGCTTGATGTACAAAGCAATGTGTTTAAAAAATAATAGGTCAAAGCATGCCATTACTCGAAAAGATGACCAatacaatatcaagccatctggTTCTGACCAAGAAGCCTGAAATCATTGCAGTTTGCACTATGCACGCACAACCAGAAGCAGTTGAAACATTCATCACACTGGACTTAGGCcccatttgtttgcacttaatggaggtctgaatcttaatcatttgGATCTCAGGAATTAAGTGCATTTATTtttgaatcttaattattcagatcttaatcattaagtctgttttttttttttttacttcacaaccacttaatagatttgaataggtctgtatgattaatATCTATAatagagacttaatttcattaagatgctatcatccatattcattatcaactaccaccatgccacccaccaccaccatacttaaccaccaccatcatcctcaatcatagccgTCACCATCATCGACTACCACCCCCCACCATCCCCATCACTCCCACCGCCATCATTCTCAACCACAACCAAaactcatccacctcaactaccacaaccCTTCACCATTGACAAACATAGCTGGCATTGCCCATCATTAtaaaccaccaccaccaccatcctcaataATAATCGCCACCACTATCAATCACCATTAATTACTACCCTGAACTACCACCACcaaccaaaactaccaccaacCACCGTCTCTAATCGGTATTCACAAGCACTACCGTTAGCCATCACTACCAACAACTATCATAATTTTACAAAAaatatactccctctgtttcaatttatgtgaacctatttccttttggtccgtgccaaaaagaatgacccctttccttatttggaaacaatttacctttatgcaatgatttatagccacacaaaatatatgtgcctcattttacaccacaagttcaaaagtcttctctcttttcttaaactccgtgcccagtcaaatgggttcacataaattgaaacggaaggagtatattttattgatagaatattagattaattagtatttcatttgagttttatgtttactaattttcaaataaaaataaattttatacattcagatgttaaaaaacaaacagtcttaattatttagtattcaaatcttaatacacatcttactattcagatgtgtattcagattcagacgtcttaatcttgaaaaaaacaaaatgagGCCTTAGTAGTGATAGTCATGATAGAAGTGAAGTAAGACTAGAGGGGAAAGAATAATGTCTTGGTTTTTTTCCCCTCCAGTCTGATATCCtcttttgtagagaatcatgttTTGATACAGATTCTCTACCTTTTGGTATACCTCTTGTATATGGCAGTTTctccctttttttatttattccaTTTACCTTGTATAAAAAAATGTATTTGTCCATACTGATAAAAACACACCCTCCTGACACTGCaagttctttttcctttttcaaacTATAAGTTTTAATGGGAGACACTGTAAGTTCTTTCTTTTGTTCCAACAGTAAGTTCTTATGCCCTGTTCGTCAGTTCTTCCCGCTCCACCATTCGCTACCTCTGCCTAAATTAGAGTAAAGTTTACCTTGATCACCGATGTAGCTGATGATGAAATTGAACGAAGATTGTAGCTGCAAAACATTGCCATTCAAAACAAGTAAACATATAAATCTCCAGTTCTCTTGGACTAAACAACAAGATAAAGGAGCAAAGACAAGACACAAACCCGCCCTCAAGAATAACAAGCAATTTTCCACCTGACAATGCACTCAACATTTGAGTCATTGATGCATAACCAGCAGGAGTTACCTGCAAAGATGATCCAAAAGGTAATACAACGTAGCACATGCAACATACAAGAGGAGAAATGAGTACAACATTAAACAAGTCGATACGAAGAAAAATTCTTACATCACAGCAACCAAGGGGATCACCCCTAGCAGCATCAAATCCTGCTGAAATGATAGTAAAGTCTGGATTGAAGTCCAAAGCTGCAAAAGGTGGAAATAGAGAAGTTGATGAGTTcgttttctttcttgtttttctttttttctaaagAGATAATTCTATATCAATATCTATCTATATtttattaaaagcacgaagcccTTTAGTGAAATGTTGTTCGTCTTTTTaacacttcaaaaacttgtttGACATCGGGCAAAATTATAATTTagtaattattttcctaatatttaggactttgaaATTAACAAAAAATTTAACTATtaaacttttccttatttgaactagacaaaaactcctaatatttaggactttataATCATTAAGCTTTTACCTTTAATAAaggggatctttacacaaatagacgatcatattcattgtttactttttctagccatatacatagATTACACATTGATTAtataaaattacacacatataGTACATatattatgcatatattatacctccaccggctatttttagtttaagtagTTGGATGCacggctatttgggttaattcttcttaATAAAGTATCCTTATCATCTTTAATTTACTAAGACTAAAATATATGATGATACAAATGATTCCATAAATTAGAAAAATAGGAGAAATAGTTATTTTAATCTTATAAGAACATCATCTTTAATTTACTTCTATTAAATATAGGATGATACAAATGATTccataaataagaaaaatatataGGAGAAATAGTTAATAATAGtttacaaaattaaatatcatgtGTTCTTTTATCCTTGGGTATAATTTTAATTTAgagtaataaaatatatacaCATATACAAAGCTATATGTTAAAAAATTACACTCAACACTTAGAACAAACAACAAAGAAatatttttaataatataaaagAGAAAGACAGAGAAAGAAAAATGCTTGAAGAAAGTCAATAACACTAACACTTCAGCAAACACAAAGTACAAAAATACAATTCCTTTACCACTTTGAAAATAAGATACAACAgttaaattatttaatatttGATATGAGCTAAATATTAAGAATTtgaataaacaaaaaataaattatttaatttaatattaagaataaataattaagtatttcaaattctaaaaagtaaaattatttttcaagttaacCCAAATCGTGTGGACCATAAATTTGTTGCATAAATGACCGTTGATGAtgaaacaaataaaaatagagCAAAATTAGTTATAGTTCAGTATTAAGAGTTAACTTGATTAAAATACAAACACGAAGAAACAagaatgaaacaataaaagacaaAATGAATTCAAACTGAGTCGTCTAAttattttcctttcttatttAGTAACTAAAACCTCACTAAAAGGGTAACAATGAAACCTTTGAGGGAAATAAATTGAGAAGACATATGAGTCAATTCTTTAATTAGTGTTATTTGAAAAATTGCTAAAGAACCGTAATAGAAGTATAGTTAAGCCTACTTTTGTCTTCCCGAATAAACTtgataaaaatatttcaaaaacaaCTCTTAAATCTGCAAGGATTATGTGTCTTGCTGAAACTAAAAAGGGAAATATGATAACTTGTGAAAATTAGATGATAAAATTACAAAATTGGAACAAAGTTAAGGTGAATATATTGAACGATGGATGAGGACTTCTATGAGACAGAGCTTCCCTCTTTTATTGAGTTAGCTATAtggcttttattttataacacccaaaaataacttttaaataatatttatgtgatttttaaaaaaaaattactcatTGAGATTGGGTACACGCGCAATGCGCATAGATTAAGACTAGTATGTTCATAAGAACAAGAAATCAAGTGAGCTACAAATAATCAACCACTAAAATATGCATAATGCATATAAAGCAAACTAATTTGATCAACATGCAAAAGGTCGAGAATTTGATAAAAGTACATAAGATGGCGttcaaaataagccaccaaaaatCTAACCATCAACACAGCATGGTATTTCCTCTCTACACAAAGTAACAACGAAATAAAAGCGAGTTTTGAATGACATGAATTAGTCTTTCCACATCTTCAAAAGTTCTTCAATTTCGCTCTCCATATTAGCTGAAAAAATACATAGTGGTGCCCTTTTTCATGTGACTTTCGTCACAACATCTAGTTTATCCATCCTCCTACCTGTGTGAGCTTGCTCATATTGCCGGTCACAAACCTAAATAAAGGAGGAAGGTTGCATGTTGACACTCAAAATAAACCTAGTAAAAATTCATGATGACTCCTCGAAGCATAAAGTACGTAGGTACATGCTTGCCAAGGTACATGTTAATCAGTATCCAAGTGTAAAAACATGTGGGAGGGGTTCCATTTACCATTTATCAATAAGCTCCAATTTTTTATTATAAGAATAGGTAAACTAAAGACATCCTGCACAAGTCATAAACTATCAAGAAAGGAGCATAACATGCCCACATTTACTTGGCAATCATGGAGGCTTGACTTTGGCTTATGTCAACAAGGGATATTATCTAGCCTCAGCCTGGTACTTCACTAAATCACCTTTTCCAAGTATCCTCACTTTCTTTTTCTACTAGTTTATTTCATAGTTTCTTTTTAGTAAGGTTTGATTTTACATAATTTCTTCATAGATAAATAAAGAATACCTATAGGAAGCACAACTTGCTCAAATGCAAAAATGTAATCCTTGTCACCCACTCCCCCACGGCTCCAAGGAATATTCACACAGTATCCTTCTGCACCCATGGAACCAACCTGCAAAATAGGAATATAAACTATGACATCCAAATGCATCTCTAATGAAcgtgatttcaaaacaaaacacacgTGAAAATTATGATTTATGGACGCCTTCTCTAGAAAGAGCTTAAAATGAATTAACCCAAAATTAAGGGTTATTTTGACGAGAAACGAGTACCTCATCAGCAGCTCCTGTACCAGGGTAGAATCTTCCACCCTCATGTCTGTGCAAAGATATATACAAAACCTGCTCAGTAAGAGTACCACAACATTCAGTCATAAAGAAATTCTCCCTACCAAATAACAGATTTGCAATGTTGGGAAATTATTTATAATACACTCCCCGTGTCCCAAATCATGTGATAAACATTCTCATTTTAAGACGTCTaaaaatttttggaaataaaatttTCCCAGTAAATTAATATTCTGTTTATAATTCGTGGTGTAGATGTTTTGCTTATAAATTAACTTTACAAGATTTCCAATATTTCAATAACTGCATTCAATAAAAATGTAATGTCATACTAATTTCTTAACATATTCTGCTAATCAAGATATGTGTACATAAACTGGGACAAAGACAGTATCAAAGGGATAGAAAAGAAGAGGATCCCTAGTGGCAACATGAAGGCCCTTTTCAGTGTTTTGCAAAAGATTGATCATAACACAAACTCAGTTTAGCAATTCATTGCTTACAGATTTGCTTCTCTCAAATATTTCTTGTGTACCATTCCCATGATGAACATCCTGCGAGAAATGAGAATAAATTACCGAATAGGTTACAACTTTTGCATTTCTTGTGTATTACACGAGTAAAATATCCCATGTTAACTGAAAGCAAATGCAATCAAGGATAAAGATATAGCATTAGTAATTACCCAATCAACTATTAACACCTTCTTTGCACCAGCGGCCTCAGCTGCTGATGCAGCAATTGCTGCATTGTTGTGGAGACAGAAGCCCATGGCCTGTTTCACACCAGCATGGTGGCCGGGAGGACGAACCTGATTCATTTTTTACAAAGAATATATGAGGGTGGTTTTTCTTCTTATATGGAGAACgctaaatacaacaacaacaacaacccagtataatcccactagtggggtctggggagggtagtgtgtacgcagaccttacccctaccctggggtagagaggctgtttccaaatagaccctcggcatccttccctccaagaactccccaccttgctcttggggtgactcgaactcacaacctcttggttggaagtggagaaCGCTAAATCAAATGCAAATTATTACCAGAGCAAAACCATTTTTGACACGCCCAGAGTAAATTGCTGAAGCAAGGTCAGCACATAAACCTGCTGCAAGCCTGGCAGCACATGCTGAATGTTCATTTGCATATGTATCAGGTGTAAAATAACTGCCATTTTAAAAAGCTCTTGATCAACATAAATATTATAAGTTTTTCTATATCATGAGAACAGTCCCAGTACAGTGATTACCATAAAACAAAAACAACCACCAATAAAAATGAAAAGTAAATGATCAATATTCTCAAACCTGGCAAGCATACGCCTGGTAATATCAACGGCTTCAATATTCTCTGTGGAGTGGACCTAAAAGATCCAAATATAAAATTAGAATATGAAAATCTAATTCTATTTCTAGAAGTAAAGAACATCACCTCCACCGTCTCTCGATACATAAAATCATAATACTAAAAATTGTTGGGTGTCATCGCTTAATAAGAAGccttccattttctatattttattTGTATAAAACTTGGTTTTTAGCAGTCCCTAAAGATCAAATAAATCATAATTTACCATGACTGTGATTTTAGAGAAAGCAAAAACCTATCAGCTTGCTTCTGTAATTGGATAAGTAGCAATAAAACCATCTTTACAAGATATTTGTTTTTGCTTCCCCCTTCACTTAAAGGTAGATATGACGCTTAGCCAACTTTTTAGATTGAAACTAGTTAAGCTATTCACCTCAAAATAGCAGGCATGTAAAAAACTTGAGAAAAGTACGAGTGAAGTCTAGCATCTTCACTGACTGCAATACTTATGGGTCTCAGAATGCACACTAGTACAGACAATATCAAATAATGCTGAATACAACACATAGCAGAATCCTTCACCCACTAAACAACAAGTACTTTAAAGCATCTCACCATCTGGAGTTCTTCCCTTGTGATTTCTCTTGCAGCAATGGGATAGCACTTCCCCGGAAATATACCTTAACATTTCAAGAAACCACAAATGACTAGACAATCATTTTTCAGAGAACTGACGTCATAGACTTTAAACAGCATTAAACCACTTAAGTATTCTACAACTTCACATAGAATAGGGGAAAGTTTGGATGCCCATATGACAATACTAGGTTATAACACTGTAATGTTCCCTATGGCATGTGGATAACAAGAATAGGAGAAAACCTGCTGTAGCGAGGCTAGCTGCAATGGCTTGGAGGCGGTCTGGTCTTTCAGGATGTGGATGAGATTTCATTACAACCTTTTCAATCAAAAGAGAACCCAGAAATAATACCTTTATCAAAACAGGAAACTGGTATTCACTAACTAATATCCTAAACAAAATGCAAAACACAACAACTgaattcttcttttctctttctcatttATGGGACTAGAAAAGgcttaagaaaatattaaataaaagatTAACCCAGAAGATAAAAAATTGAGAAGTACCATACTTCTGTGTGAAGCAACATCCTTTCATCGAACCCTACAGCAGTGGAGGATGATAAAGAACTCTGCTTGCACGGATCTACAGCAGTGAAGAAGAATCAATATACTAGCTAtgctaaaacaaaagaaaagagagagcatAAACAATATCGTGCAATACACAGATAAACATAAAAACTAGTAATAGATACATGCACCAGTGGAAAAGGATAATAATGAGTTTTACAAGTTAGAGGCTATTAGAAGTGGTACGTCTGCTCAAATTCCAAGGGACTTCACTTTGCAATCAATAAAATAACCTACGACAGTTCATCCACTGAACATTGTGAGATCAAAATTCTCCAAAACAAAACAACATCTCAATCACGTCTTCAGGTCTCTCAACCACCTGAATCCCAAATATTTGATTGAGAACTTCCATTTTCTAAAGAGCTCCAGTTGTGCTGAATATTTTACCCCTTACCTTCACATATTCTAAGTTCACCCCTGAGCTCAGCTTTTGCTTCCACATGACTATATACTTTTTCATATGTTAGATACAAATCTGCTTTGGGtcatcaaaaaatgaaaaacactAAAATTAGTTATACTTGGGTGAACCAGCAATGTTATTCTTTTTAATGAATCACATTGGTTCTAGAAGCATTTTGAACAATGACTCCTGAGTATGAGGTTATAAACCTATAAGCTCGCCCTTAAATTTGGACTTCCATTCTAATTTCTAGATAGTTGACCTTTTCTTGCTGTGCTGGGGTCTATCTGAATACATGGTAAAGCAAATGGAACCAAGAAACAGGGTTACCGCATTGGCAGGAGAGGACACAAAAGGCGAAGGCTCACCCATAAATAGCAGGTACACACTGGACCTCAACTTCCAAAACATTATTCCTTCCACCAGTAAATAAATTTCACAGCTAACATGATAGGTCGACTGTCATCCACAACTAGATTCCTTGTCCAAGACTATTCTAGGAAAGCGTGCAAACTCCTTTCCTACGGGCATATTGTATGACGGGATAACTTCAACTAATCATGTAACAGTTCATCACACGAGAAAGTCATTTTTTTATCAATCAAAAGCCCAAATAAAACGTCTTACTAATAAGAATTACTACCAACCTTTAGATTTTTCAGTTACAGGCAACTCATCTTGGTTGACATCCTCTACAGGCAGATATGGAGAAGCAAAAAATCCACGCGTGAGGATTCCAGATTCTCTGTGTTCTCCGCATATCTGTATAGACAGTATTCAAGAAATAAACCACAGCCTATAGAATGTCTCCAGTAGGAGACTGGACATGCTGAACAAGAGCACAAAAAGAATAGCCAAAAAGAtacacaactcacttcacaattGGAAACATCCTCGACATTGACCATTGTACAATTGACACAGAACCACCTCGGAACTTCTACTTGCTTTTCTGATGGTTCCCAGTCACTGTCATCGTCGTCCTCGTCAAGATTGTACCGAGCATTGTACATATCCTCCAAGGTCATGTCATTTTCACGCTTCACACTTTTCTGCAGTTGCAAAGTTACAATAAGGAATTATTAGACACACACCTTCAATATcactgaaaaattcaaaatgaatTATAGCAGCTCCCTCACAGTTATTGCAGCTGGCGCAGGGTTCAAATCGGAGATGCCATCTGAATCTCTCGTACAATGTTGTGACACTTCCCCCGAGTGTCCATCATTACGACAAGTATAATCA
This sequence is a window from Nicotiana sylvestris chromosome 3, ASM39365v2, whole genome shotgun sequence. Protein-coding genes within it:
- the LOC104231123 gene encoding transcription factor MYBS1-like is translated as MSVSELWSKEEEKAFENAIAMHWVEDSEQQWEKFAAVVPTKTIDEIKRHYQLLVDDVAAIESGHVPLPNYIGEESSSSSIKETNLGHSGSSDRRSNCGYVNGFSGPTHDPIGHSGKGNSKAEQERRKGIPWTEEEHRLFLLGLDKFGKGDWRSISRNFVISRTPTQVASHAQKYFIRLNSMNRDRRRSSIHDITSINGGDISTHQAPITGQQPNPNPSNPAALGPNIKHRNQPNMHGFGMYGAPMGHPVAAPPTHMASAVGTPVMLPHGHHPPYVLPVAYPLPPPHPPPMH
- the LOC104231167 gene encoding histone deacetylase 15, with protein sequence MILVENCVINSEDNEVSETLKMGNLTGGKTETNLLNHSEVVIRQNLNGRLNGVGSTSVCDYTCRNDGHSGEVSQHCTRDSDGISDLNPAPAAITKSVKRENDMTLEDMYNARYNLDEDDDDSDWEPSEKQVEVPRWFCVNCTMVNVEDVSNCEICGEHRESGILTRGFFASPYLPVEDVNQDELPVTEKSKDPCKQSSLSSSTAVGFDERMLLHTEVVMKSHPHPERPDRLQAIAASLATAGIFPGKCYPIAAREITREELQMVHSTENIEAVDITRRMLASYFTPDTYANEHSACAARLAAGLCADLASAIYSGRVKNGFALVRPPGHHAGVKQAMGFCLHNNAAIAASAAEAAGAKKVLIVDWDVHHGNGTQEIFERSKSVLYISLHRHEGGRFYPGTGAADEVGSMGAEGYCVNIPWSRGGVGDKDYIFAFEQVVLPIALDFNPDFTIISAGFDAARGDPLGCCDVTPAGYASMTQMLSALSGGKLLVILEGGYNLRSISSSATSVIKVLLGEGPVIDLDNAVPSKSGLRSVMDVLKIQMHYWPTLETNFTKLQSKWGHYVFQDTRKQGKRRRRTGVPVWWRWGRKRWLYQILSKQLRAKSCCNYSCGC